The window ATCGGCGCTGTCGGAGGCGGTTCCGGAGATCTCGGAGATGGATCTCAATCCGGTCAAGGTCCTCGCTCCCGGCAAGGGGATCGCAATCGTGGACGCCCGGATTCGGGTCATGCCGGTGCAGCCTGGATGGACGCCGGAGTTGATCGACCTGCCAGGACTGACGAATCCGGTGAAGTGACAGCCGGGTACGGGTACCGCGTGGGCACCGGCAACGGTCTTCCACTATCGTTTCGGCAATGACCAAAATAAGAAATGAGGTGTATCGGGCGCTCTCGGATCCGACCCGAAGACGGATCCTGCAACTGCTGCGACAGCGTGACATGACTGCAGGTGAGCTCGCCGAGCACTTCGAGCTGTCGAAGCCGACCATGTCCGGCCATTTCAACGTACTCCGAGACGCCGATCTCATCCAAGGAAGCAAGGTGGGGAGAACAATCGTGTACCGACTCAATGTCTCGGTTCTCGAAGAGGCCCTCCTCGCGTTGCTCGACCTGTTCAACGTTGTGAGGGAGCCATGATCGACAAGCGAACGATTCGAGCCGGGCTGCTTTGGAGTCTCTTCGTGGTCGCGGTCATGTTTGCCGTCTCGATGTGGGCCTGGGGAAAGCTCCCGCCCGGGTCACAGATACCCGTGCACTTCGGGCCCGACGGAACACCCGACCGGTACGGGTCCAGGTTCGAAGGGCTTCTGCTCCTGCCGCTGGTCACGATCGGGGTCGCGTTGTTGATGGCTGCGCTGCCGAAGATCGAGCCGCGAAGAACGAACCTGCTCCAGTCTCAGAAGGCGTTCGTCGCGTTCTGGGTCGTGATCATGATGGTGCTTGCGGGTGTCCACGGAGCGGCGGTGGGCAACGCCGTCGGCTACGAACTGAACATGATGATCATCGTGTTGATCCTCGTCGGGGCGATGTTCATGGTGATTGGGAATTTCCTCGGCAAGCTCAAGAGCAACTTCACGATGGGGATTCGCACACCGTGGACGTTGACGAGCAATCTGGCGTGGAACAAGACGCACCGACTCGCAGGAAAACTCTTCGTGCTGCTCGGTGCGCTGATGATCGTCGGAGGCTTTATCGGCCGGCCGATCGTCATGGTGTGGCTGGTGATCGGCGGCACGATGGGGATCATCGTGGTCTCCCTGCCGTACTCCTATGTCATGTGGCGATCCGACCCGGACAGATCCACACAGGGCCGCGAAGAGGCGTGATCAGCGGCCGACCGTCTCCTCCCCCAGGAGGCCCGTTTCCTCCCCCAGGAGGCCCGTTTCCTCCCCCAGGAGGCCGTCAGGCCGACGTTGGGGGAGGTGTCCTCGGCGCTTTGGCCGAGGGCGGAGGGGGTCTTGCCGAGCGTTGGGGGAGGTGTCCTCGGCGCTTTGGCCGAGGACGGAGGGGGTCTTGGGTTGGGTTTGTTCCGCCTCTTCCGGCTGGCGCCGGCC is drawn from Gammaproteobacteria bacterium and contains these coding sequences:
- a CDS encoding autorepressor SdpR family transcription factor — translated: MTKIRNEVYRALSDPTRRRILQLLRQRDMTAGELAEHFELSKPTMSGHFNVLRDADLIQGSKVGRTIVYRLNVSVLEEALLALLDLFNVVREP
- a CDS encoding DUF1648 domain-containing protein encodes the protein MIDKRTIRAGLLWSLFVVAVMFAVSMWAWGKLPPGSQIPVHFGPDGTPDRYGSRFEGLLLLPLVTIGVALLMAALPKIEPRRTNLLQSQKAFVAFWVVIMMVLAGVHGAAVGNAVGYELNMMIIVLILVGAMFMVIGNFLGKLKSNFTMGIRTPWTLTSNLAWNKTHRLAGKLFVLLGALMIVGGFIGRPIVMVWLVIGGTMGIIVVSLPYSYVMWRSDPDRSTQGREEA